From Vreelandella neptunia, the proteins below share one genomic window:
- a CDS encoding ABC transporter ATP-binding protein → MVTTPLSNEPSSASPITPSSSRPQGKTPRFAEDVVLEVKRLSKRFDDALAVDDVNLQVKRGEIFALLGGSGSGKSTLLRMLAGFETPSEGRILLDGENITAMPPHKRPINMMFQSYALFPHMTVAQNIAFGLKQDKLPKADIDARVAQMLKLVHMERFAKRKPHQLSGGQRQRVALARSLAKRPKLLLLDEPMGALDKKLRTEMQLEVVEIIEQVGVTCIMVTHDQEEAMTMADRVAIMADGWIEQIGSPIDIYESPVSRMVAEFVGTVNLFEGEIIEDAADHCRIAAPALERPIYIDHGITTQASNRRVWVALRPEKIWLTREKPTTEYNWAAGKVDDIAYLGGFSLYYVRTQSGQIIKVSMANTERRGDRPTWEDSVYVYWEDHSTIVLNR, encoded by the coding sequence ATGGTCACTACGCCCCTGTCGAACGAGCCTTCATCTGCTTCGCCAATCACTCCTTCTTCGTCACGACCCCAGGGCAAAACCCCGCGGTTTGCTGAAGATGTGGTGCTGGAAGTGAAACGTTTAAGCAAACGGTTTGATGATGCGCTGGCGGTGGATGATGTCAATTTGCAGGTTAAGCGCGGGGAAATTTTCGCGCTATTGGGTGGTTCCGGGTCAGGTAAATCAACCCTGCTGAGGATGTTGGCGGGCTTTGAGACGCCCTCCGAAGGCCGTATTTTATTAGACGGTGAAAATATCACCGCTATGCCTCCGCACAAGCGGCCTATCAATATGATGTTCCAGTCCTATGCGCTATTTCCGCATATGACGGTGGCGCAGAATATTGCCTTTGGCTTAAAGCAGGATAAGCTCCCCAAAGCGGATATCGACGCTCGCGTCGCGCAAATGTTGAAACTGGTGCATATGGAGCGCTTTGCCAAGCGCAAGCCGCATCAGCTCTCTGGCGGCCAGCGCCAGCGAGTAGCATTGGCCCGTTCGCTGGCCAAGCGGCCTAAGCTGTTACTGTTAGACGAGCCCATGGGCGCATTGGATAAAAAGCTGCGCACTGAAATGCAGCTTGAAGTGGTTGAGATCATCGAGCAGGTGGGGGTGACCTGCATTATGGTCACCCACGACCAGGAAGAGGCGATGACCATGGCCGACCGTGTGGCGATCATGGCCGATGGCTGGATCGAGCAAATAGGTTCGCCGATCGATATTTATGAAAGCCCTGTGAGCCGCATGGTGGCGGAATTCGTCGGCACGGTGAATCTTTTTGAAGGCGAAATTATCGAAGACGCTGCCGACCACTGCCGTATCGCCGCTCCCGCGCTCGAGCGGCCCATCTATATTGACCACGGTATTACCACACAAGCGTCGAATCGGCGGGTTTGGGTCGCACTGCGCCCTGAGAAGATTTGGCTCACTCGTGAAAAGCCCACTACGGAGTACAACTGGGCGGCTGGCAAGGTGGATGATATTGCTTATTTAGGCGGTTTCTCGCTCTACTACGTGCGCACCCAATCGGGCCAAATCATTAAAGTCAGTATGGCCAATACCGAGCGTCGCGGTGATCGACCCACCTGGGAAGACAGTGTGTATGTCTACTGGGAAGATCACAGTACGATTGTTTTGAACCGCTAG
- a CDS encoding polyamine ABC transporter substrate-binding protein, with protein sequence MGNIHKLSAAVAAISFVAAASAAQAEEVRVFNWSDYIAPETLEKFTERTGIEVTYDVYDSNEILDAALLAGRSGYDVVVPSTYYFTRQVKAGVFQPLNHELLPNLDNLNPKLMANLETIDAGSEYSVPYMWGTNGIGYNVDRVKEILGDDAPVDSWALLFDPEITAALSEAGCGLSMLDSADEMLSPAMAYLGLDPLSENLDDIEAAGELIADVRDDMTYFHSSRYVSDLANGDICVAAGYSGDVFQAADRAEEAGRDFSIAYSIPKEGAALWFDMMAVPADAPNTENAHAFINFILDPEIAAEITEYVRYANPNAAADEYLSDEIINDPAIYPETEVMQNLYVQAEKPQDVLRARTRIWNRVKSGR encoded by the coding sequence ATGGGGAACATCCACAAACTTTCCGCGGCCGTTGCGGCTATCTCATTCGTCGCAGCGGCTAGCGCTGCCCAAGCCGAAGAGGTGCGGGTATTTAACTGGTCAGACTACATTGCCCCGGAAACGCTGGAAAAATTTACCGAGCGCACCGGCATTGAAGTGACTTATGACGTTTATGACAGCAATGAAATTTTGGATGCTGCACTGCTCGCCGGGCGTTCCGGCTACGATGTAGTAGTACCTTCTACCTACTATTTCACCCGCCAAGTGAAAGCCGGTGTTTTTCAGCCGCTTAACCATGAGCTGCTGCCCAATTTAGATAACCTTAACCCCAAACTGATGGCCAACCTGGAAACCATCGACGCCGGTAGCGAATACTCGGTTCCTTATATGTGGGGCACTAATGGGATCGGCTATAACGTTGACCGGGTAAAAGAAATTTTGGGTGATGATGCGCCGGTAGATAGCTGGGCACTACTGTTTGATCCTGAAATAACCGCCGCATTGAGCGAAGCGGGCTGCGGCTTGTCGATGCTGGACTCTGCCGATGAAATGCTTTCGCCCGCCATGGCTTACCTGGGTTTAGACCCCCTGAGTGAAAATCTGGACGATATTGAAGCGGCTGGCGAACTGATTGCCGACGTTCGCGACGACATGACCTATTTTCACTCTTCTCGCTATGTGTCCGATCTGGCGAATGGTGATATCTGCGTAGCCGCTGGCTATTCCGGTGATGTATTCCAGGCCGCTGATCGTGCCGAAGAAGCTGGGCGTGATTTCTCCATCGCTTATAGCATTCCTAAAGAAGGCGCTGCCCTCTGGTTCGATATGATGGCAGTGCCCGCCGATGCGCCGAATACTGAAAACGCTCACGCCTTTATCAACTTTATCCTCGACCCGGAAATCGCCGCTGAAATTACCGAGTACGTGCGTTATGCCAATCCTAACGCGGCAGCCGATGAGTACCTCTCTGATGAAATTATCAATGATCCGGCTATTTACCCGGAAACCGAGGTCATGCAAAACCTATACGTGCAGGCTGAAAAGCCTCAAGATGTGCTGCGTGCACGTACGCGCATTTGGAACCGCGTAAAGTCTGGTCGTTAA
- the ahpC gene encoding alkyl hydroperoxide reductase subunit C gives MSLINTEVKPFKATAYLNGEFVDVTEADLQGQWSIFFFYPADFTFVCPTELGDLADHYAEFKKLGVEIYSVSTDTHFTHKAWHDSSETIGKLQYPMIADPTLRISRNFEVLIEDAGLAERGTFVVDPDGKIQIVEINAGNIGRNAEELLRKVKAAQYVRANPNEVCPAKWKEGEETLAPSLDLVGKI, from the coding sequence ATGTCCTTGATCAACACTGAAGTAAAACCGTTTAAAGCCACTGCTTACCTGAATGGCGAATTCGTCGATGTGACTGAAGCGGATCTGCAAGGCCAGTGGTCTATTTTCTTCTTCTACCCGGCCGATTTTACCTTTGTTTGCCCCACTGAGCTGGGCGATTTGGCCGATCACTATGCCGAGTTCAAAAAGCTGGGCGTTGAGATCTACAGCGTTTCAACCGATACCCACTTCACTCACAAAGCATGGCACGACAGCTCAGAGACCATCGGCAAGCTGCAGTACCCAATGATCGCCGATCCGACGCTACGGATTTCACGTAACTTCGAAGTCTTGATTGAAGACGCGGGTCTTGCTGAGCGCGGCACATTCGTTGTCGACCCAGACGGTAAAATCCAAATTGTAGAAATCAACGCTGGCAATATCGGCCGTAACGCCGAAGAGCTACTGCGTAAAGTGAAAGCCGCTCAATACGTTCGTGCCAACCCGAACGAAGTATGCCCGGCCAAATGGAAAGAAGGCGAAGAAACGCTCGCACCTTCACTGGATCTTGTAGGCAAAATCTAA
- the ahpF gene encoding alkyl hydroperoxide reductase subunit F → MLDANLKSQLKAYLEKVTQPFEIVASLDDGAKSQELLGLLEEISSLSDKITLHSDGQDARTPSFAINRPGEETGVVFAGIPMGHEFTSLVLALLQVGGHPPKTSAELLDQIKALDGEMLFETYYSLSCQNCPDVVQALNLMAIFNPNVRHVAIDGALFQDEVESREIMSVPSIYLNGKPFDQGRMTLEQILAKVDTGAAERDAKKLNEKAAFDTLVIGGGPAGAAAAIYSARKGINTGIAAERFGGQVADTMGIENFISVSHTEGPKLVSALEEHVKDYEVDVMNLQLATAFKAAEAEGGLHEVTFESGATLKSKTLVLATGARWREMNVPGEQQYRNKGVAYCPHCDGPLFKGKRVAVIGGGNSGVEAAIDLAGIVGHVTLVEFMGEMRADAVLQKKLKSLPNVDIILNAQTTEVTGDGSRVNGLNYKDRTSDESKSIALEGIFVQIGLVPNTEWLKGSPIEMTPRGEIIVDAHGMTSVPGVFAAGDVTTVPYKQIIIAMGEGAKASLGAFDYLIRN, encoded by the coding sequence ATGCTGGACGCCAATTTAAAATCCCAGTTAAAAGCGTATCTGGAAAAAGTGACTCAGCCGTTCGAGATCGTTGCCTCCCTCGATGACGGTGCCAAGTCACAAGAACTTCTCGGCCTGCTTGAGGAAATCAGCAGCCTGAGCGATAAGATTACCCTACACAGCGATGGTCAGGACGCCCGCACGCCATCGTTTGCGATTAACCGCCCGGGTGAAGAGACTGGCGTGGTGTTTGCCGGCATCCCCATGGGCCACGAGTTCACCTCGCTGGTGTTGGCACTGCTGCAAGTCGGCGGCCATCCACCTAAAACGTCTGCTGAGCTACTCGACCAGATCAAAGCTCTCGATGGCGAGATGCTTTTCGAAACTTACTACTCGCTCTCGTGCCAGAACTGCCCTGACGTGGTTCAAGCGCTTAACCTCATGGCTATCTTCAACCCGAACGTTCGTCACGTCGCTATCGACGGTGCACTGTTTCAGGACGAAGTTGAGTCGCGGGAAATCATGTCGGTGCCAAGCATCTATTTGAACGGTAAGCCGTTCGACCAAGGCCGCATGACCCTTGAGCAGATTTTGGCCAAGGTTGACACTGGTGCCGCCGAACGCGATGCCAAAAAGCTCAACGAGAAAGCCGCTTTCGATACGCTCGTCATTGGTGGTGGCCCGGCAGGCGCGGCGGCCGCCATTTACTCAGCACGTAAAGGTATTAACACCGGCATTGCCGCTGAGCGTTTCGGTGGTCAGGTGGCTGACACCATGGGAATTGAAAACTTTATCTCCGTCTCCCATACCGAAGGGCCTAAGCTGGTTAGCGCGCTTGAAGAGCACGTAAAAGATTACGAAGTCGATGTCATGAACCTGCAGCTTGCCACGGCGTTCAAAGCAGCCGAGGCTGAAGGCGGACTGCACGAAGTCACCTTTGAGTCGGGTGCAACGCTTAAGAGCAAAACCCTGGTACTGGCGACGGGCGCCCGCTGGCGCGAAATGAATGTGCCCGGCGAACAGCAGTACCGCAATAAAGGGGTGGCCTACTGCCCTCACTGTGACGGCCCGCTGTTCAAAGGTAAACGGGTAGCGGTGATCGGCGGCGGTAACTCTGGCGTTGAAGCGGCGATTGATCTGGCGGGTATTGTCGGCCATGTAACGCTCGTAGAGTTTATGGGTGAGATGCGCGCCGATGCAGTGCTGCAGAAAAAGCTCAAGAGCCTGCCTAATGTCGATATTATTCTCAACGCACAAACCACTGAAGTAACGGGCGATGGCAGCCGCGTTAACGGTTTGAACTATAAAGACCGCACGTCTGATGAGAGCAAATCCATCGCGCTGGAAGGTATTTTTGTTCAGATTGGCCTGGTACCTAACACCGAGTGGTTGAAAGGTTCTCCGATTGAAATGACGCCCCGCGGTGAGATCATCGTCGATGCTCACGGTATGACGTCCGTGCCCGGCGTCTTCGCCGCAGGCGATGTAACTACCGTGCCCTACAAGCAGATCATCATTGCCATGGGCGAAGGCGCCAAGGCATCGCTGGGTGCTTTCGACTACTTGATTCGTAATTAA